A window of the Gemmatirosa kalamazoonensis genome harbors these coding sequences:
- a CDS encoding RNA polymerase sigma factor: MRANPEPSDGDLVIAARAGDGAALGLLLARHRPRLLASALRLLGYRADAEDAVQETFLAALRHLDAVREPAAVGAWLHTVLRRACLQHRRRPDALRTDALVDVIDVVDASAGPDERLERADLRDWIWGALQRIPEPLRVAAMLRYFGSYDSYDELAAILGVPVGTVRSRLSEVRRKLSDALLAGRLDDGSRARWRARERCWLDAFDDIVRRGASDPFVSLLDPELLVAWSSGATARGRHHLAAEIESDIAAGVRLVAERALTTDGVTVVEGRFVNPPEDPTHCPPGIALVLFGGGGDDRASRVHLHLAPRAPRPDD; encoded by the coding sequence ATGCGAGCGAACCCCGAGCCGAGCGACGGCGACCTGGTGATCGCGGCGCGGGCCGGCGACGGTGCCGCGCTCGGCCTGCTGCTGGCGCGCCACCGCCCGCGCCTGCTCGCGTCCGCGCTGCGGCTGCTCGGCTACCGCGCGGACGCCGAGGACGCGGTGCAGGAGACGTTTCTCGCCGCGCTGCGGCATCTCGACGCGGTGCGCGAGCCGGCGGCGGTGGGCGCGTGGCTGCACACGGTGCTGCGCCGCGCGTGCCTGCAGCACCGGCGGCGCCCCGACGCGCTGCGGACCGACGCGCTCGTCGACGTCATCGACGTCGTCGACGCGAGCGCGGGGCCCGACGAGCGGCTCGAGCGCGCGGACCTGCGCGACTGGATCTGGGGCGCGCTGCAGCGGATCCCCGAGCCGCTGCGCGTCGCGGCGATGCTCCGCTACTTCGGCAGCTACGACTCCTACGACGAGCTGGCCGCGATCCTCGGCGTCCCCGTCGGGACGGTGCGGAGTCGCCTGTCGGAGGTGCGGCGCAAGCTGTCGGACGCGCTGCTCGCGGGACGGCTGGACGACGGCTCGCGGGCGCGGTGGCGCGCGCGGGAGCGGTGCTGGCTCGACGCGTTCGACGACATCGTCAGGCGCGGGGCGAGCGATCCGTTCGTGTCGCTGCTCGATCCGGAGCTGCTCGTCGCGTGGTCGAGCGGCGCGACGGCGCGCGGCCGCCACCACCTCGCGGCCGAGATCGAGAGCGACATCGCCGCCGGCGTGCGCCTGGTGGCCGAGCGCGCGCTGACGACCGACGGCGTGACCGTGGTGGAGGGGCGCTTCGTGAACCCGCCGGAAGATCCCACGCACTGCCCGCCGGGGATCGCGCTCGTGCTGTTCGGCGGGGGCGGCGACGACCGCGCGTCGCGCGTGCACCTCCATCTCGCCCCGCGCGCGCCGCGCCCCGACGACTGA
- a CDS encoding OsmC family protein: MPIVFGEMASSVEEIVDAFERHGDSVRGTYRAHYTFDSTTRDPYTAPRLERPASLRDNPADTLFPWEQIFTTAAACAGSDYPMLAAHLGIPLERVHFVVEGVFDPRREFDGLAGFAAPADARHCYPALHVRATLTSSAPRAALERLHARVLAHNMVLDALRGIPLTSELVTVPAGEPSARRATSTVAG; encoded by the coding sequence ATGCCGATCGTGTTCGGAGAGATGGCGAGCAGCGTGGAGGAGATCGTCGACGCGTTCGAGCGGCACGGCGACTCCGTGCGCGGCACGTACCGCGCGCACTACACGTTCGACTCCACGACGCGCGATCCATACACGGCGCCGCGGCTCGAGCGCCCGGCGTCGCTGCGCGACAACCCGGCCGACACGCTCTTCCCGTGGGAGCAGATCTTCACGACGGCCGCGGCGTGCGCGGGCTCGGACTACCCGATGCTCGCCGCGCATCTCGGCATCCCGCTCGAGCGCGTCCACTTCGTCGTGGAAGGCGTGTTCGATCCGCGCCGCGAGTTCGACGGGCTCGCCGGGTTCGCCGCGCCGGCCGACGCGCGCCACTGCTATCCGGCGCTGCACGTGCGGGCGACGCTGACGTCGTCCGCGCCGCGCGCGGCGCTGGAGCGGCTGCACGCGCGCGTGCTGGCGCACAACATGGTGCTCGACGCGCTGCGCGGCATCCCGCTCACGAGCGAGCTGGTGACGGTGCCGGCCGGGGAACCCTCGGCGCGCCGCGCGACTTCCACCGTGGCAGGATGA
- a CDS encoding aquaporin — MTAHRSHWPEYLLEATLLGCFMVSACVVGTVLGHPASPLHRALGGGWMPRALGGALMGATLIAIVYSPWGKRSGAQLNPALTLTFLRLGKIAPRDAAAYVAAQFAGGLAGVLAARGLVGMALGHPAVHYVVTRPGPRGAAVAFAAEAAIAGVLMTVVLHATASPRWSRFTGVFAALLVATYITLESPISGMSMNPARTLGSAVVAGDWTALWVYFTAPLLGMLAAAQLYVARRGMRAVACPKMAHAEPCIFCEHAAQTSHAEPRRRRRTALAV; from the coding sequence ATGACCGCGCATCGCTCCCACTGGCCCGAGTACCTGCTCGAGGCGACGCTGCTCGGCTGCTTCATGGTGTCGGCGTGCGTCGTCGGCACCGTGCTGGGCCACCCGGCGTCGCCGCTGCACCGCGCGCTCGGCGGCGGATGGATGCCGCGCGCGCTGGGCGGCGCGCTCATGGGAGCGACACTGATCGCCATCGTGTACTCGCCGTGGGGCAAGCGGTCGGGCGCGCAGCTGAACCCCGCGCTCACGCTCACGTTCCTGCGGCTCGGCAAGATCGCGCCGCGCGACGCGGCGGCGTACGTCGCGGCGCAGTTCGCGGGCGGGCTCGCCGGCGTGCTCGCGGCGCGCGGGCTCGTCGGCATGGCGCTCGGCCACCCGGCGGTGCACTACGTCGTGACGCGTCCCGGTCCGCGCGGCGCGGCCGTCGCGTTCGCGGCGGAGGCGGCGATCGCGGGCGTGCTGATGACCGTGGTGCTGCACGCGACGGCGTCGCCGCGCTGGTCGCGTTTCACCGGCGTGTTCGCCGCGCTGCTCGTGGCGACGTACATCACGCTGGAGTCGCCGATCTCGGGGATGAGCATGAACCCCGCGCGCACGTTAGGCTCGGCCGTCGTGGCGGGGGACTGGACCGCGCTGTGGGTCTACTTCACCGCGCCGCTGCTCGGCATGCTCGCGGCGGCGCAGCTCTACGTCGCGCGGCGGGGAATGCGGGCGGTCGCCTGCCCGAAGATGGCGCACGCGGAGCCGTGCATCTTCTGCGAGCACGCCGCGCAGACGTCTCACGCGGAGCCGCGGAGGAGGCGGAGGACTGCCCTGGCTGTGTGA
- a CDS encoding GMC oxidoreductase, with protein MPHDTHYDVIIIGSGAGGGTLARRLAPSGKRILILERGDYVPREPDNWSTLAVNKKGKYQTREVWRDAAGGELHPHTNYCVGGNTKFYGAALFRLRREDFGEIAHHGGVSPAWPISYDELEPYYTEAERIYEVRGERGVDPTDPPASAPYAHAPVSHEPRIQQLHDDWAALGHKPFHVPLGVRLNEANRRTSLCVRCATCDGHPCLVNAKSDAQVLGVDVALEQPNVSLLTNALVRRLETSASGREVTGVIVERDGATERYSADVVVVACGAINSAALLLRSASERHPHGLANASGVVGRHYMGHINSVQMAVSRCPNPTVFQKTLALNDFYFGTPEWAYPMGHISFVGKLDAVTLSAGAPAIAPGFTLELMASHSLDFWLTSEDLPHPDNRVTLDRDGNVVLAYRPNNEEGHKRLIRELHRLMNGQRACPIHGKDCHVGLFARSLFVGQRIPLAGVAHQNGTIRFGTDPRTSALDVHCRAHDVDNLYVVDASFFPSSGAVNPALTVMANALRVGDHLLDRMGAAAAVSASTARYAGAVGA; from the coding sequence ATGCCGCACGACACCCACTACGACGTCATCATCATCGGCAGCGGCGCGGGCGGCGGCACGCTCGCGCGCCGGCTCGCGCCCTCCGGCAAGCGGATCCTGATCCTCGAGCGCGGCGACTACGTGCCGCGCGAGCCGGACAACTGGAGCACGCTCGCCGTCAACAAGAAGGGGAAGTACCAGACGCGCGAGGTGTGGCGCGACGCGGCGGGTGGGGAGCTGCACCCGCACACGAACTACTGCGTCGGCGGCAACACGAAGTTCTACGGCGCGGCGCTGTTCCGGCTGCGGCGCGAGGACTTCGGCGAGATCGCGCACCACGGCGGCGTGTCGCCCGCGTGGCCGATCTCGTACGACGAGCTGGAGCCGTACTACACCGAGGCGGAGCGCATCTACGAGGTGCGCGGCGAGCGCGGCGTCGACCCGACCGATCCGCCGGCGAGCGCGCCGTACGCCCACGCGCCGGTGAGCCACGAGCCGCGCATCCAGCAGCTGCATGACGACTGGGCCGCGCTCGGCCACAAGCCGTTCCACGTGCCGTTAGGCGTGCGGCTGAACGAGGCGAATCGTCGCACCAGCCTCTGCGTGCGCTGCGCGACGTGCGACGGCCACCCGTGTCTCGTGAACGCGAAGTCGGACGCGCAGGTGCTCGGCGTCGACGTGGCGCTCGAGCAGCCGAACGTCTCGCTGCTCACGAACGCGCTCGTGCGCCGGCTCGAGACGAGCGCGTCGGGGCGCGAGGTCACGGGCGTGATCGTGGAACGCGACGGCGCGACGGAGCGCTACTCGGCCGACGTGGTCGTCGTCGCGTGCGGCGCGATCAACTCCGCGGCGCTGCTGCTGCGGTCGGCGAGCGAGCGCCATCCGCACGGGCTCGCGAACGCCTCGGGCGTCGTGGGGCGGCATTACATGGGGCACATCAACTCGGTGCAGATGGCGGTGTCGCGCTGCCCCAATCCCACGGTCTTCCAGAAGACGCTCGCGCTGAACGACTTCTACTTCGGCACGCCGGAATGGGCGTACCCGATGGGGCACATCTCGTTCGTCGGGAAGCTCGACGCGGTGACGCTCTCCGCGGGCGCGCCGGCGATCGCGCCGGGGTTCACGCTGGAGCTCATGGCGTCGCACTCGCTCGACTTCTGGCTCACGTCGGAGGATCTGCCCCATCCGGACAACCGCGTCACGCTCGACCGCGACGGCAACGTCGTGCTGGCGTACCGGCCGAACAACGAGGAGGGGCACAAGCGGCTGATCCGCGAGCTGCACCGCCTCATGAACGGCCAGCGCGCGTGCCCCATCCACGGCAAGGACTGTCACGTGGGGCTGTTCGCGCGCAGCCTGTTCGTCGGCCAGCGCATCCCGCTCGCGGGCGTGGCGCACCAGAACGGCACGATCCGGTTCGGTACCGACCCGCGCACGTCCGCGCTCGACGTGCACTGCCGCGCGCACGACGTCGACAACCTGTACGTCGTCGACGCGAGCTTCTTCCCGTCGAGCGGCGCGGTGAATCCCGCGCTCACCGTGATGGCGAACGCGCTGCGCGTCGGCGACCACCTGCTGGACCGCATGGGCGCCGCGGCGGCCGTGAGCGCGTCGACGGCGCGCTACGCCGGCGCGGTGGGGGCGTGA
- a CDS encoding VOC family protein, protein MTMRRLLLVLLLASGPASAASAQPLAVPVVGMTVSDMERAVAFYTRVLSFRTISDVEVAGSAYEHLQGVFPARARAWCGSGSATRSSSSRST, encoded by the coding sequence GTGACGATGCGCCGCCTGCTCCTCGTCCTGCTCCTCGCGTCGGGCCCCGCGTCCGCGGCGTCGGCGCAGCCGCTCGCGGTGCCGGTCGTCGGGATGACGGTCTCCGACATGGAGCGCGCCGTCGCGTTCTACACGCGCGTGCTCTCGTTCCGGACGATCTCCGACGTGGAGGTCGCGGGCAGCGCCTACGAGCACCTGCAGGGGGTGTTCCCGGCGCGCGCGCGCGCGTGGTGCGGCTCCGGCTCGGCGACGAGGAGCTCGAGCTCACGGAGTACCTGA
- a CDS encoding VOC family protein: MVRLRLGDEELELTEYLTPRGQPVPADSRSEDRWFQHVAVIVRDMDSAYAVLRRFHVEHASSEPQRLPDWNPNAGGIRAFYFKDPDRHTLEILWFPPGKGAAKWHRADGPLFLGIDHTAIVSGDTEASLAFYRDVLGLRVAGESENYGPEQERLNAVFGAHLRITALRAPQGPGIELLEYLAPRDGRPYPPDARANDLLHWETTIAAPDAGAAERALRAAHAPLVSSGVIALDSLPLGFARALLVRDPDGHVVRIAQPR; encoded by the coding sequence GTGGTGCGGCTCCGGCTCGGCGACGAGGAGCTCGAGCTCACGGAGTACCTGACGCCGCGCGGGCAGCCCGTGCCGGCCGACTCGCGCAGCGAGGACCGCTGGTTCCAGCACGTCGCCGTGATCGTGCGCGACATGGACAGCGCGTACGCGGTGCTGCGCCGCTTCCACGTGGAGCACGCGTCGTCCGAGCCGCAGCGGCTGCCGGACTGGAACCCGAACGCGGGCGGCATCCGCGCGTTCTACTTCAAGGATCCCGACCGCCACACGCTGGAGATCCTCTGGTTCCCGCCGGGGAAGGGCGCCGCGAAGTGGCACCGCGCCGATGGCCCGCTGTTTCTCGGCATCGACCACACGGCGATCGTCTCCGGCGACACCGAGGCGAGCCTCGCGTTCTACCGCGACGTGCTGGGCCTGCGCGTCGCCGGCGAGAGCGAGAACTACGGTCCGGAGCAGGAGCGGCTGAACGCGGTGTTCGGCGCACACCTGCGCATCACGGCGCTGCGCGCGCCGCAGGGGCCGGGGATCGAGCTGCTGGAGTACCTCGCGCCGCGCGACGGCCGCCCGTATCCGCCCGACGCGCGCGCGAACGACCTGCTGCACTGGGAGACGACGATCGCGGCGCCCGACGCCGGGGCAGCCGAGCGCGCGCTGCGTGCCGCGCACGCGCCACTCGTGTCGTCGGGCGTGATCGCGCTCGACTCGCTGCCGCTCGGCTTCGCGCGCGCGCTGCTCGTGCGCGACCCCGACGGGCACGTCGTGCGGATCGCGCAGCCGCGCTGA
- a CDS encoding heme-binding protein, translating to MRTTRLLPIAALLAAPLGAQPTSSKPSLTLDGARRVIAAAEQYARQNHTTGVIAVVDDGGNLMAVERLDGTFAAGAKISIGKARTAVLFRKPTKFFEDVVKNGRTAMVALDDFTPLQGGVPIVVDGQIVGGVGVSGAASAQQDEELATAGAAALGPAAAEGAATGPVSYWSNDQVTASFAKGAVLFDGAGGRSYMVHTSRREGPGQVEVHTQDTDIIYVTGGSATFVTGGAVVDGKSTVPGEIRGTGVTGGETRRLAVGDVVIVPNGTPHWFREVNAPLTYYVVKVR from the coding sequence ATGCGAACCACACGACTACTACCGATTGCCGCGCTGCTCGCCGCTCCGTTAGGCGCGCAGCCCACGAGCTCCAAACCCTCGCTCACGCTCGACGGTGCGCGCCGCGTGATCGCGGCGGCCGAGCAGTACGCGCGACAGAACCACACCACCGGCGTGATCGCCGTGGTGGACGACGGCGGCAACCTGATGGCGGTCGAGCGGCTGGACGGCACGTTCGCCGCCGGCGCGAAGATCTCGATCGGCAAGGCGCGCACGGCGGTCCTGTTCAGGAAGCCGACGAAGTTCTTCGAGGACGTGGTGAAGAACGGCCGCACCGCGATGGTCGCGCTCGACGACTTCACGCCGCTCCAGGGCGGCGTGCCGATCGTCGTCGATGGACAGATCGTGGGCGGCGTGGGCGTGAGCGGCGCGGCGAGCGCGCAGCAGGACGAGGAGCTGGCGACCGCCGGCGCCGCCGCGTTGGGCCCGGCCGCCGCGGAGGGCGCCGCCACGGGCCCGGTCTCGTACTGGTCCAACGACCAGGTGACCGCGTCGTTCGCGAAGGGCGCCGTGCTGTTCGACGGTGCGGGCGGGCGCAGCTACATGGTGCACACGAGCCGACGCGAGGGACCCGGACAGGTCGAGGTGCACACGCAGGACACCGACATCATCTACGTCACCGGCGGCTCCGCGACGTTCGTCACCGGCGGCGCCGTCGTGGATGGCAAGAGCACCGTGCCCGGCGAGATCCGCGGCACCGGCGTCACCGGGGGCGAGACGCGCCGTCTCGCGGTGGGCGACGTCGTCATCGTGCCCAACGGCACGCCGCACTGGTTCCGCGAGGTGAACGCGCCGCTCACGTACTACGTCGTGAAGGTGCGCTAG
- a CDS encoding SMP-30/gluconolactonase/LRE family protein: MRPIIGALLALVALRGAGAQETGSVPAGRPAAIVDLATPDGARLVSGTWRYHDAAIVPVDRTHDVAPQAGAADFDDAAWETIAPDALDARRGGGRLSFSWYRLRFTIPERVGSLDPTGATVVFEVVVDDYSEVWVDGRLPQVLGASGAGLARGWNAPNRVIVARDVRPGQTFQLAVFGANAPLSQPPANFVWIRSATLEFHSDASLGVRRVTGGEVKRLRPEVDAIVPRDATIERIATGFQFTEGPVWHPDGYLLFSDPNANTIYRWSPDGQVSVFRPKSGYAGVDVGEYGQPGSNGLTLDAEGRLTIDEHGRRRVVRLERRGQITVLADRHDGRRLNSPNDLVYKSDGALYFTDPPFGLPKFFDDPRKELPYSGVYRVANGEVRLVARDLTGPNGLAFSPDERFVYVDDWDVARKVIMRYPVLADGSLGAGAVFADVTRSDPGEQAWDGLKVDREGHVYAAGPGGIWIFAPDGTHLGTISPPETPANFAWGDADGRTLYITARTSLYRIRLSVPGVRPWPAPSTQTALTAQTTRSRP; this comes from the coding sequence ATGCGACCGATCATCGGCGCGCTGCTGGCACTCGTCGCGCTTCGAGGTGCCGGCGCGCAGGAAACCGGGAGCGTGCCCGCGGGCCGCCCCGCCGCGATCGTGGATCTCGCGACGCCGGACGGCGCGCGGCTCGTGAGCGGCACGTGGCGCTACCACGACGCGGCGATCGTGCCGGTCGACCGCACGCACGACGTCGCGCCGCAGGCCGGGGCCGCCGACTTCGACGACGCGGCGTGGGAGACGATCGCGCCCGACGCGCTCGACGCGCGACGCGGCGGCGGCCGGCTGTCGTTCAGCTGGTACCGGCTGCGCTTCACGATCCCCGAGCGCGTCGGCTCGCTGGACCCCACCGGCGCGACCGTGGTGTTCGAGGTCGTCGTCGACGACTACTCCGAGGTGTGGGTCGACGGCCGGCTGCCGCAGGTGCTCGGCGCGAGCGGCGCCGGGCTCGCGCGCGGGTGGAACGCGCCGAACCGCGTGATCGTCGCCCGCGACGTGCGCCCCGGGCAGACGTTCCAGCTCGCGGTGTTCGGCGCGAACGCCCCGCTCTCGCAGCCGCCGGCGAACTTCGTCTGGATCCGCTCGGCCACGCTGGAGTTCCACTCCGACGCGTCGTTAGGCGTGCGCCGCGTGACGGGCGGCGAGGTGAAGCGGCTGCGTCCCGAGGTGGACGCGATCGTGCCGCGCGACGCGACGATCGAGCGCATCGCGACGGGCTTCCAGTTCACCGAGGGGCCGGTGTGGCACCCCGACGGCTACCTGCTGTTCAGTGACCCGAACGCGAACACCATCTACCGCTGGTCGCCCGACGGCCAGGTGTCGGTGTTCCGTCCGAAGAGCGGTTACGCGGGCGTCGACGTCGGCGAGTACGGTCAGCCCGGCTCGAACGGCCTCACGCTCGACGCCGAGGGACGGCTGACGATCGACGAGCACGGGCGGCGGCGTGTCGTGCGGCTCGAGCGCAGAGGACAGATCACGGTGCTCGCGGATCGCCACGACGGCCGGCGCCTGAACAGCCCGAACGATCTCGTCTACAAGTCGGACGGCGCGCTGTACTTCACCGATCCGCCGTTCGGCCTCCCGAAGTTCTTCGACGACCCACGCAAGGAGCTGCCGTACTCCGGCGTGTACCGCGTCGCGAACGGCGAGGTGCGGCTCGTGGCGCGCGACCTCACGGGGCCTAACGGCCTCGCGTTCTCGCCCGACGAGCGGTTCGTGTACGTCGACGACTGGGACGTCGCGCGGAAGGTCATCATGCGCTATCCGGTGCTCGCCGACGGCTCGCTCGGCGCCGGCGCGGTGTTCGCCGACGTCACGCGCAGCGATCCCGGTGAGCAGGCGTGGGACGGCCTCAAGGTCGACCGCGAGGGGCACGTGTACGCGGCGGGCCCCGGCGGGATCTGGATCTTCGCGCCCGACGGCACGCACCTCGGCACCATCAGCCCACCGGAGACGCCCGCGAACTTCGCGTGGGGCGACGCCGACGGCCGCACGCTCTACATCACCGCGCGCACGAGCCTCTATCGCATCCGCCTCAGCGTGCCCGGCGTCCGGCCATGGCCGGCGCCGAGTACGCAGACCGCCCTGACCGCCCAGACCACCAGGAGCAGGCCATGA
- a CDS encoding glucose 1-dehydrogenase, with product MTTISPGTTAYTPPVPGATMKAVAVVPGTPDSIHLRDVRVPSHLDLPDGVLVRVLRVGVDGTDKEINAAEYGAAPPGDDHLILGHESFGIVTAVAPDVTGIRVGDHVVASVRRPGSSVYDQVGLQDMTTDDTYFERGINLRHGFLAEYFAESARYLVTVPRELREVGVLLEPTSVAEKAIAQAYEIQRRLRVWQPRRALVLGSGTLGLLASMFLRLRGLEVVTMGRTERPYVNADLLDAIGATYLSTAATSVREASRLHGPFDLIIEGTGYSPLVFEAMEALGKNGVLVMVSVTGGDRTVTVPADRINQGFVLGNKVAVGSVNASRADFERGVQDLALAEATHPGWLARLLTHPVKGLESYRALLDTLTMGKDAIKVYCEVAPLEG from the coding sequence ATGACCACGATCTCTCCCGGCACGACCGCCTACACGCCTCCAGTGCCCGGCGCGACGATGAAGGCGGTCGCCGTCGTGCCGGGAACGCCGGACAGCATCCACCTGCGCGACGTGCGCGTACCATCGCATCTCGACCTGCCGGACGGGGTGCTCGTGCGCGTGCTGCGCGTCGGCGTCGACGGCACGGACAAGGAGATCAACGCCGCGGAGTACGGCGCCGCGCCGCCCGGCGACGACCATCTCATCCTCGGCCACGAGAGCTTCGGCATCGTGACGGCGGTCGCGCCCGACGTGACCGGCATCCGCGTCGGCGACCACGTCGTCGCGTCCGTGCGGCGGCCGGGGTCGAGCGTGTACGACCAGGTCGGGCTGCAGGACATGACGACCGACGACACGTACTTCGAGCGCGGCATCAACCTGCGTCACGGCTTTCTCGCGGAGTACTTCGCCGAGAGCGCGCGGTATCTCGTGACGGTGCCGCGCGAGCTGCGCGAGGTGGGCGTGCTGCTGGAGCCGACGAGCGTGGCGGAGAAGGCGATCGCGCAGGCGTACGAGATCCAGCGTCGCCTGCGCGTGTGGCAGCCGCGGCGCGCGCTCGTCCTCGGCTCGGGCACGCTCGGCCTGCTCGCGTCGATGTTCCTGCGGCTGCGCGGGCTCGAGGTGGTGACGATGGGACGCACGGAGCGCCCGTACGTGAACGCGGATCTGCTCGACGCGATCGGCGCGACCTACCTGTCCACGGCGGCGACGAGCGTGCGCGAGGCGTCGCGGCTGCACGGGCCGTTCGATCTCATCATCGAGGGGACCGGCTACTCGCCGCTCGTGTTCGAGGCGATGGAGGCGCTCGGCAAGAACGGCGTGCTCGTGATGGTGAGCGTGACCGGCGGCGACCGCACGGTGACCGTGCCCGCGGACCGCATCAACCAGGGCTTCGTGCTCGGCAACAAGGTGGCCGTCGGCAGCGTGAACGCGAGCCGCGCGGACTTCGAGCGCGGCGTGCAGGATCTCGCCCTCGCGGAGGCGACGCATCCCGGCTGGCTCGCGCGGCTGCTCACGCATCCCGTGAAGGGGCTCGAGAGCTACCGGGCGCTGCTCGACACGCTCACGATGGGGAAGGACGCGATCAAGGTGTACTGCGAGGTCGCGCCGCTCGAGGGATAG
- a CDS encoding NAD(P)/FAD-dependent oxidoreductase, translating to MSAKATPTRIVILGAGFAGLTAARELERLLPDDAPVRLTIVNRDNYFLFTPMLHEVAASDLDVTTIVSPLRKLLRRTSIFCGTVEGIDTEARTVTVSHAEGAHAHTLPYDHLVVALGAVTNFFGIPGLADRAVTMKSLGDAIHLRNRLIQHLEEADFECNASIRRPLLTCVVAGGGFAGVETVAAANDFLREALRFYRNLGPADLRVLVVHPGPYLLPELGEALVRYTQARLAERGVEVVLNARVKGLDGDAVVLSDGQRVDARTVVWTAGNAANPALADVPCAMERGRIVVDPFLRVPQLPGVWALGDCAHIADPATGSAFPPTAQHALREGRCVARNIVAELRGGRMTPFTFSTIGLLATIGRRTGVANILGVNFSGFVAWWLWRTIYLAKLPRLEKKVRVAIDWTLDVLFSKDLVQFSTRTSPFARHEQVPRFARNHFAAATHLADTSDALQSAHT from the coding sequence GTGAGCGCGAAGGCGACGCCGACGCGGATCGTCATCCTCGGCGCGGGGTTCGCGGGGCTCACCGCGGCGCGCGAGCTGGAGCGGCTGCTGCCGGACGACGCGCCGGTGCGGCTCACGATCGTGAACCGGGACAACTACTTCCTGTTCACGCCGATGCTCCATGAGGTCGCGGCGAGCGATCTCGACGTGACGACCATCGTGAGCCCGCTGCGCAAGCTGCTGCGCCGCACGAGCATCTTCTGCGGCACCGTGGAGGGGATCGACACCGAGGCGCGCACGGTCACCGTGTCGCACGCCGAGGGCGCGCACGCGCACACGCTGCCGTACGACCACCTCGTCGTCGCGCTCGGCGCGGTCACGAACTTCTTCGGCATCCCGGGTCTCGCCGACCGGGCCGTCACCATGAAGTCGCTCGGCGACGCGATCCATCTGCGCAACCGGCTCATCCAGCACCTCGAGGAGGCCGACTTCGAGTGCAACGCGTCGATCCGGCGGCCGCTGCTCACGTGCGTGGTGGCGGGCGGCGGCTTCGCCGGCGTCGAGACGGTCGCGGCCGCGAACGACTTCCTGCGCGAGGCGCTGCGCTTCTACCGCAACCTCGGGCCCGCCGACCTGCGCGTGCTGGTGGTGCATCCGGGCCCGTACCTGCTGCCGGAGCTCGGCGAGGCGCTTGTCCGGTACACGCAGGCGCGGCTCGCCGAGCGCGGCGTCGAGGTGGTGCTGAACGCGCGCGTGAAAGGACTCGACGGCGACGCGGTCGTGCTCAGCGACGGCCAGCGCGTCGACGCGCGCACGGTGGTGTGGACCGCCGGCAACGCCGCCAATCCCGCGCTCGCCGACGTGCCGTGCGCGATGGAGCGCGGGCGCATCGTCGTCGATCCGTTCCTGCGCGTGCCGCAACTCCCCGGCGTGTGGGCCCTCGGCGACTGCGCGCACATCGCCGACCCCGCGACGGGCAGCGCGTTCCCGCCCACCGCGCAGCACGCGCTGCGCGAGGGACGGTGCGTGGCGCGCAACATCGTCGCCGAGCTGCGTGGCGGGCGCATGACGCCGTTCACGTTCTCCACGATCGGGCTGCTCGCGACGATCGGACGGCGCACCGGCGTCGCGAACATCCTCGGCGTGAACTTCTCCGGCTTCGTGGCGTGGTGGCTGTGGCGCACGATCTACCTCGCCAAGCTGCCGCGGCTCGAGAAGAAGGTGCGCGTCGCGATCGACTGGACGCTCGACGTGCTGTTCTCGAAGGACCTCGTCCAGTTCAGCACGCGCACGTCGCCCTTCGCTCGGCACGAGCAGGTGCCTCGCTTTGCTCGGAACCATTTCGCGGCGGCGACACATCTAGCCGACACGAGTGACGCACTGCAATCCGCCCACACCTGA
- a CDS encoding DM13 domain-containing protein, with the protein MQRRTALIAVAAIIAGGAWYAFRPERLFVNQTVNETLAAAAPSTTPVALETGAFHGVHHETKGQATVYRLPNGKRIVRFTGFETSNGPDVQIYLVAAPDASDNATVTKAGFISLGAMKGNRGDQNYDVPDSVDLAKYRAVTVWCRRFSVNFATAPLAAS; encoded by the coding sequence ATGCAACGTCGCACCGCACTGATCGCCGTGGCCGCCATCATCGCCGGCGGCGCCTGGTACGCGTTCCGCCCCGAGCGCCTGTTCGTGAACCAGACCGTGAACGAGACGCTCGCCGCCGCGGCGCCGAGCACCACGCCCGTGGCGCTGGAGACCGGCGCGTTCCACGGGGTGCACCACGAGACGAAGGGGCAGGCCACGGTGTACCGGCTGCCTAACGGCAAGCGCATCGTGCGCTTCACCGGCTTCGAGACGTCGAACGGCCCCGACGTGCAGATCTACCTCGTCGCTGCGCCGGACGCGTCGGACAACGCGACCGTGACGAAGGCCGGGTTCATCAGCCTCGGCGCGATGAAGGGCAACCGTGGCGATCAGAACTACGACGTGCCGGACTCCGTCGACCTCGCGAAGTACCGCGCGGTCACCGTCTGGTGCCGCCGCTTCAGCGTCAACTTCGCGACCGCGCCGCTCGCCGCGAGCTGA